In Sulfurihydrogenibium sp., a single window of DNA contains:
- a CDS encoding ABC transporter ATP-binding protein, whose protein sequence is MIKAENIKKIYQTNGDRVLALRGISLNIEKGLMVAVMGPSGSGKSTLLHILGGIDYPTEGKVEIDSVDITNLKDRQLAEFRNKNIGFVFQFHYLLPEFTTLENVSLPAFLAGDKNAESKAVDILTKLNLKDRINHKPSQLSGGEQQRVAIARAIINNPKVLIADEPTGNLDSQNAKNVIMLIKELNESLDMTVIIATHDVEIAKYCNYIYHIKDGMIERIEKI, encoded by the coding sequence ATGATTAAGGCAGAAAATATTAAAAAGATTTATCAGACAAACGGCGATAGGGTTTTAGCTTTAAGAGGTATTTCTCTAAACATAGAAAAAGGTTTAATGGTTGCAGTAATGGGACCATCCGGGTCAGGAAAAAGTACGCTGCTGCACATACTTGGTGGTATAGATTATCCAACAGAGGGAAAAGTTGAGATTGATAGTGTAGATATTACAAATCTAAAAGATAGACAGCTTGCAGAATTTAGAAATAAAAACATTGGCTTTGTTTTTCAGTTTCATTATTTACTTCCGGAGTTTACTACTTTAGAAAATGTCTCTTTGCCGGCTTTTTTAGCAGGAGATAAAAATGCTGAAAGTAAAGCGGTAGACATACTGACAAAACTAAATCTAAAAGATAGAATAAATCATAAACCTTCTCAGCTTTCAGGTGGAGAACAGCAGAGAGTGGCTATTGCAAGAGCTATAATCAACAATCCAAAGGTTTTGATAGCAGATGAGCCAACAGGCAATCTTGATTCTCAAAATGCTAAGAATGTTATAATGTTAATCAAAGAGCTAAATGAGAGTCTTGATATGACTGTTATCATCGCAACCCATGATGTTGAAATAGCAAAATATTGCAACTATATTTACCATATAAAAGATGGTATGATTGAAAGAATTGAAAAAATATAA
- a CDS encoding ABC transporter permease, producing the protein MPLYLKIALRYLFSTKSKLSSFMSIVSIIGITLGVAALIITMAVMGGFMYGIKSKLLETAPHIMIVKADGKFQEYQEVVQKIKDVEGVIDYEPFVYSQAIAGKSSNLIPVYVRGVIPEKDKNFMALDKKIISGRYDLTDDNIILGKDVALALNVWVGDSINIMSPVGRKTPIGFLPKLKEFKVAGIVEFGIYEYDSTFVCMSLENAQSFFDLNDAITGIQLKIKDPFNPSIVKEKLEKRLDFPYIVRSWTDMNKSLFQALQLEKFAMFLVIALIVVVASFNISSLIATKSREKRKEIAILKTIGADSNFIKKIFILQGLIIGFIGTTLGLIIGLSVVYIGDTFHLVKLNPEVYLINYLPMKISILEVFIIALSSMLICFLSSLFPAISASKEVPAEVLRYD; encoded by the coding sequence ATGCCGCTTTATCTGAAGATAGCACTAAGATATTTGTTTTCTACAAAATCTAAGCTATCATCTTTTATGTCTATTGTTTCTATAATCGGAATAACTCTTGGAGTTGCTGCTTTAATCATAACTATGGCTGTGATGGGTGGTTTTATGTATGGAATAAAGTCTAAACTTCTTGAGACTGCACCACATATTATGATAGTAAAAGCCGACGGTAAATTCCAAGAGTACCAAGAAGTAGTACAAAAAATAAAAGATGTTGAAGGTGTTATTGATTATGAACCTTTTGTTTATTCTCAAGCTATAGCCGGAAAATCTTCCAATCTAATTCCTGTATATGTAAGAGGCGTAATTCCGGAAAAAGATAAGAATTTTATGGCTCTTGATAAAAAAATAATTTCCGGTAGGTACGATTTAACAGATGATAATATCATTCTCGGAAAAGATGTTGCTCTTGCTTTGAACGTTTGGGTTGGAGATAGTATAAATATCATGTCTCCGGTTGGAAGAAAAACGCCCATTGGCTTTTTACCAAAGCTTAAAGAGTTTAAGGTGGCAGGAATCGTTGAATTTGGTATTTATGAATATGACTCAACGTTTGTATGTATGAGTTTAGAAAATGCTCAAAGCTTTTTTGATTTAAACGATGCGATAACAGGCATTCAGCTGAAAATTAAAGACCCATTTAATCCAAGCATAGTAAAAGAAAAATTAGAAAAAAGATTAGATTTTCCTTACATTGTCAGGTCATGGACTGATATGAATAAAAGCTTATTCCAAGCTCTACAGCTTGAAAAGTTTGCAATGTTTCTTGTGATAGCTTTGATTGTAGTTGTTGCATCTTTTAACATTTCAAGCTTAATAGCAACAAAAAGCAGAGAAAAAAGAAAAGAAATTGCGATCCTAAAAACCATTGGAGCAGACAGCAATTTTATAAAAAAGATATTTATTTTACAAGGCTTGATAATAGGATTTATTGGAACAACTTTGGGTCTTATCATTGGTTTATCCGTAGTATACATAGGTGATACATTCCATTTAGTAAAACTAAATCCTGAGGTTTATTTAATAAATTATCTTCCAATGAAAATTTCAATTTTAGAAGTCTTTATAATTGCTTTATCTTCTATGCTTATATGCTTTTTATCTTCTTTATTTCCGGCTATTTCTGCATCTAAGGAAGTGCCTGCTGAGGTTTTAAGATATGATTAA